Proteins encoded in a region of the Paenibacillus sp. W2I17 genome:
- a CDS encoding response regulator yields the protein MLQILLVDDERSVVETLAETIPWESCGIGTVHEALSGAVALEIMDNHDIDIVITDIRMPEMSGIALITAIHEKWPHVQTILLSGHADFEYAKQAIAQESFDYLLKPVSDEDLIESVQRLVHRIKEKWETAASHQRALHAFQDHLPLLQSTMLHELLTGKVYDQKTLADKLDLLELPYSVGEDLGMLIIRMEKHLSDMAHGDLALMEYAICNIISEVMHNHFHIWHTRDVHDYIVVLVSMKHSTTMSYSRSETPQTLLEQYAAQIQTNVQLYLKGAISISVSSWGKFPHEIGELYERTVMSMRKRMGQVQGLFVTASDETDANPLHTIRSLYQPPTLISLLEAGRFEDVEQKIEHIFAELLHSNEHHDIAESTFEVYFAIAGAFAYIIHKNGKQISSLIPAESYRYFQAPSYSTAQQLQDWSVRTLHYIRDDAEQELRDNHSTIVRSVKSFVDLHLAGDVSLPAIADHVHLHPVYLSKVYKAETGEALTAYVYRLRMEKAAYHLRTSTAKVFEIAELVGYNNTAYFIRVFKKFYDLTPQEYRENLPV from the coding sequence ATGCTGCAAATATTACTAGTTGACGATGAACGTTCCGTCGTGGAAACGCTGGCAGAGACCATTCCGTGGGAAAGCTGCGGGATCGGTACAGTTCATGAAGCCTTATCCGGTGCAGTGGCGCTGGAAATTATGGACAACCACGACATTGACATTGTAATTACGGATATACGTATGCCCGAAATGTCAGGCATTGCACTGATTACAGCGATTCATGAAAAGTGGCCTCATGTGCAGACAATTCTTTTATCAGGTCACGCCGACTTTGAATATGCGAAACAAGCCATTGCGCAGGAAAGCTTCGATTACTTGCTGAAACCTGTTAGCGATGAAGATCTGATCGAATCCGTGCAACGTCTTGTTCATCGAATTAAAGAAAAGTGGGAAACAGCAGCATCTCATCAAAGAGCCTTACACGCCTTTCAGGATCATCTGCCATTGCTTCAATCCACGATGCTGCATGAGTTGCTGACTGGAAAAGTCTATGATCAGAAGACGCTGGCAGACAAGCTTGATCTGCTGGAGCTCCCCTACTCCGTAGGAGAAGATCTCGGCATGCTGATTATCCGTATGGAGAAACATCTATCCGATATGGCACACGGCGACCTGGCCCTAATGGAATATGCGATATGTAATATCATAAGTGAAGTGATGCATAATCATTTTCATATCTGGCATACACGTGACGTGCACGATTACATTGTTGTTCTGGTAAGCATGAAACATTCAACAACGATGAGTTATAGCAGGAGCGAGACGCCTCAGACATTGCTTGAGCAGTATGCTGCCCAGATTCAAACCAATGTTCAGTTATACTTGAAAGGTGCTATCTCCATTTCGGTCTCCAGTTGGGGCAAGTTTCCCCATGAAATTGGAGAACTCTATGAGCGAACGGTTATGTCCATGCGTAAACGGATGGGTCAGGTGCAAGGTTTGTTTGTCACCGCTTCCGATGAAACGGATGCTAACCCTCTACATACGATCAGGTCGCTGTATCAGCCACCAACGTTGATTAGCCTGCTCGAAGCTGGTCGCTTTGAGGATGTGGAACAGAAAATCGAACACATTTTTGCGGAACTGCTGCATTCCAATGAACATCATGATATTGCCGAGTCAACCTTTGAGGTGTATTTTGCTATTGCGGGCGCGTTTGCGTACATCATTCATAAAAATGGCAAACAAATCTCTTCTTTGATTCCAGCAGAGTCCTATCGTTACTTTCAAGCTCCCAGCTATTCCACTGCGCAGCAGCTACAGGACTGGTCCGTCCGTACACTTCATTACATACGAGATGATGCTGAACAAGAGCTTAGAGACAATCACAGCACCATTGTGCGCAGCGTCAAAAGTTTTGTCGACCTTCATCTGGCTGGTGATGTATCACTGCCTGCAATTGCTGACCATGTGCATCTGCATCCAGTGTACTTGTCCAAGGTATACAAGGCGGAGACAGGTGAAGCACTTACTGCCTATGTGTATCGGTTAAGAATGGAGAAAGCAGCCTATCATTTGCGAACATCAACTGCCAAAGTGTTTGAGATTGCAGAACTTGTCGGTTACAACAATACCGCGTATTTCATTCGAGTTTTCAAGAAATTTTATGATCTTACACCGCAAGAATATCGGGAAAATCTGCCGGTTTAA
- a CDS encoding extracellular solute-binding protein, protein MIGVLALSAALSGCSNGSDKKTESSTPATTLELKNGKYDPPVSITYLRPWGPDVKFKPGEDQDNNVHTKWAKEKLGIELKNQWISPSTNNAFETKLRLSLASNADMPDIISYRGEFNLVRELIESGKFVDAGELFDKYASDTWKAAVNEDPSVWYPYMQDGKKIGIPILDYSYNGDPVMWIREDWMKKFNLEAPKTIDDLEVIMETFTNQDPDGNGKQDTYGLTIGFKNWLNTWMSEAGWVFGAYGTMPNQWNLTADGKLEYGSVTPGAKQALAKLQSWMSKGYIPEEAGVYDETKAAEEFTAGKAGIVVGPHWMPSWPLEDVKKNNPEAEYKAYPIPSGPNGQAGRHGTSNGNGVVLINKDMKNPEAFFTYQNYLFDHYANPKEGDEFEHGFAEGYDWVMVDGKPSTDASLTGGYAPEKYTLTFDGARIPNLSMTTLAKLASGEEATTPFEKKIKSGVPVPMLDAAKIVLDQKDIVFNQMFTGAPSMTMQMNNDILTKMEKDTFSQIVYGKTSVDAFDSFVEKWKSSGGDQITKEVNEWYDSVKSGK, encoded by the coding sequence ATGATCGGTGTATTGGCCCTATCTGCAGCCTTGAGTGGGTGTAGTAACGGGAGCGATAAGAAAACTGAATCGAGTACACCAGCGACAACGTTGGAGCTCAAAAATGGGAAGTATGATCCACCAGTATCCATTACGTATTTACGACCATGGGGTCCAGACGTGAAGTTTAAGCCAGGCGAGGATCAGGATAACAACGTCCATACAAAATGGGCCAAGGAGAAACTCGGGATTGAGTTGAAAAACCAGTGGATATCTCCTTCTACCAATAATGCATTTGAGACGAAACTGCGCCTGTCACTGGCTTCCAATGCGGACATGCCAGACATTATTTCGTATCGCGGCGAATTCAATCTGGTGCGTGAATTGATTGAGTCCGGAAAATTTGTCGATGCTGGCGAATTGTTTGACAAATATGCCAGCGACACATGGAAAGCAGCCGTAAACGAAGATCCTTCCGTATGGTATCCATACATGCAAGATGGCAAAAAGATCGGTATTCCGATTCTGGACTATTCCTATAATGGTGATCCTGTCATGTGGATCCGTGAAGACTGGATGAAGAAATTCAATCTGGAAGCACCTAAAACTATAGATGATCTTGAAGTCATTATGGAAACGTTTACGAATCAAGATCCGGATGGCAATGGGAAGCAGGACACTTACGGACTCACCATTGGCTTCAAGAACTGGCTGAACACATGGATGTCGGAAGCTGGGTGGGTATTTGGCGCTTATGGTACAATGCCAAACCAATGGAATCTGACGGCAGATGGAAAACTTGAATACGGTTCCGTTACACCTGGTGCAAAGCAGGCTTTGGCCAAATTACAGAGCTGGATGAGCAAAGGGTATATCCCGGAAGAAGCCGGCGTGTATGATGAGACAAAAGCAGCTGAAGAATTTACTGCCGGAAAAGCAGGTATTGTGGTTGGTCCTCACTGGATGCCATCCTGGCCGCTGGAGGATGTGAAGAAAAACAATCCGGAGGCTGAATACAAGGCGTATCCAATTCCTTCTGGTCCAAACGGTCAAGCAGGAAGACACGGTACGTCAAACGGAAACGGCGTAGTTCTGATTAACAAAGACATGAAAAATCCGGAAGCCTTTTTCACCTATCAGAACTATCTCTTTGATCACTATGCAAATCCTAAAGAGGGCGATGAGTTCGAGCATGGATTTGCCGAAGGATACGATTGGGTTATGGTAGATGGGAAACCATCAACCGATGCAAGTCTTACGGGGGGTTATGCTCCCGAGAAGTACACGTTGACTTTTGATGGAGCGAGAATACCAAATCTAAGCATGACAACACTTGCCAAGCTGGCAAGCGGTGAAGAAGCAACTACACCGTTTGAGAAGAAAATCAAATCAGGTGTACCAGTACCTATGCTTGATGCAGCCAAGATTGTTTTGGATCAAAAAGATATCGTGTTCAATCAAATGTTTACCGGTGCACCTTCAATGACGATGCAGATGAACAATGACATTTTGACGAAGATGGAGAAGGATACCTTCTCTCAAATTGTATATGGCAAAACCTCTGTTGATGCGTTCGACTCATTTGTTGAGAAATGGAAGTCTTCAGGCGGAGATCAGATTACGAAAGAAGTTAACGAGTGGTATGATTCCGTCAAAAGCGGAAAATAG
- a CDS encoding glycoside hydrolase family 16 protein, whose amino-acid sequence MKRKSWYTLAVTGVISLFFSVSAFAGYVFWEPLTYFNASTWQKADGYSNGSMFNCTWRANNVNFTSDGKLKLGLTSSAQNKFDCGEYRTTNTYGYGLYEVSMKPAKNTGVVSSFFTYTGPAHGTQWDEIDIEFLGKDTTKVQFNYYTNGVGNHEKIINLGFDASQGFHTYAFDWQPGHIKWYVDGVLKHTATSNIPKTPGKIMMNLWNGTGVDSWLGPYNGANPLYAEYDWVKYTSN is encoded by the coding sequence ATGAAGAGGAAGTCTTGGTATACTTTGGCGGTAACTGGTGTCATCTCTTTGTTTTTTTCGGTAAGCGCTTTCGCGGGTTATGTTTTCTGGGAACCTCTAACCTATTTTAACGCAAGTACGTGGCAAAAAGCGGATGGGTATTCCAATGGGAGCATGTTTAACTGTACGTGGAGGGCTAACAATGTTAATTTTACAAGTGACGGCAAGCTTAAGCTTGGTTTGACCAGCTCTGCACAGAACAAGTTTGATTGTGGAGAGTATCGTACCACGAATACGTATGGATACGGCTTGTATGAAGTCAGTATGAAACCTGCCAAGAACACAGGTGTAGTTTCCTCATTTTTCACATACACAGGCCCTGCACATGGCACCCAATGGGATGAGATTGATATCGAATTTTTAGGAAAAGACACAACCAAAGTGCAGTTTAATTATTATACCAATGGGGTTGGTAATCATGAGAAGATTATCAATTTAGGTTTTGATGCATCCCAGGGCTTCCATACGTATGCATTTGACTGGCAGCCGGGACATATCAAATGGTATGTTGATGGTGTATTGAAACATACGGCAACCAGCAATATTCCTAAAACACCCGGAAAAATCATGATGAACCTGTGGAATGGAACAGGAGTAGATAGCTGGCTCGGTCCTTATAATGGGGCTAATCCGCTCTATGCAGAGTACGATTGGGTCAAATATACGAGTAATTAA
- a CDS encoding ankyrin repeat domain-containing protein, whose product MSKSLIIVVLISSMLIVQGCVPEMRNDSNVEVKAMTSADEQLFKAVEDSDTERIEQMIQAGANINAQDQSGRTATMIATYNNDPTSAKVLIEAGADVNIQDDMKNTPFLYAGAEGYLDILKLTIEAGADPTITNRYGGTALIPASEHGYVDVVQELLTQTSVDVDHVNQLGWTALLEAIILNDGNAQQQETIQLLIDHGADVNIPDRDGVSPLSHAKNKGFKEIEDILVRAGAK is encoded by the coding sequence ATGAGTAAATCGCTGATCATCGTTGTCCTGATAAGCAGTATGTTGATCGTTCAAGGCTGCGTGCCTGAAATGAGAAACGACTCCAACGTGGAGGTAAAGGCCATGACTTCAGCAGATGAACAGCTGTTCAAGGCAGTAGAGGACAGCGATACTGAACGCATCGAACAAATGATTCAAGCAGGCGCCAATATCAATGCTCAAGATCAGAGTGGACGAACCGCTACAATGATTGCAACTTACAATAATGATCCAACATCGGCTAAAGTGTTAATTGAAGCGGGGGCAGACGTGAATATACAGGACGATATGAAAAACACCCCGTTTCTGTATGCTGGCGCTGAAGGATACTTGGATATTTTGAAGCTGACAATCGAGGCGGGAGCGGACCCAACGATAACGAATCGATATGGAGGGACAGCACTTATTCCAGCTTCGGAGCATGGATATGTGGATGTAGTGCAAGAACTACTGACTCAAACTTCGGTGGATGTGGACCATGTGAATCAATTGGGATGGACAGCACTACTCGAAGCGATCATTCTTAACGATGGCAATGCTCAGCAGCAGGAGACGATACAATTACTCATTGACCACGGAGCAGACGTGAACATACCGGATCGTGATGGGGTATCACCGCTCAGTCATGCGAAGAATAAAGGCTTTAAGGAAATTGAAGACATTTTGGTACGAGCTGGTGCGAAATAG
- a CDS encoding S-layer homology domain-containing protein, which produces MNSTTRKIATFLTITVLGTAVFPLTANQVHAATYVTNIAATTTQLTQQQIEAAIKDLNSLGIMNGYADQSMGEHRAITRAELASLVFKTFNLESKTGEIVELTDVNSNAWYAPYALKLVELGIMQANDGQFSPQTQVSDAELEQVVSKAMQRDVKSVHHWMSEFYSENGSATRGETAVLLQTAHQAIPSEQAQIESVRSLNAITLIVTFDKPLTAADEAFAKAQTDFAFSGGLTLTNMPRLKTGSIATYIVPTSVQDAGEVYNLTYKGQDAGSFEGSATKINMTTASQVTNDTFEIEALQVNSVVDYGYIISAYSGGRGANAFVLNDQEQAGGKTYQIISSMQARQVVITPEGGEPIVARYVPFTQSTDGKQEPKFRLPEGQTLKPGVKYTVSSDWANIENASFTAKSFDALVVASAQAVSETSIEVTLDQDPGDELFSGRSVTLTSPSGDVLTATYKYSSRKGATGVFDLTNDGKLTPGTTYTINPVGDWSVASSVTLTLE; this is translated from the coding sequence ATGAATTCTACAACCCGCAAAATCGCTACATTTCTAACCATAACTGTATTAGGTACAGCAGTGTTCCCGTTAACTGCGAATCAAGTACATGCAGCTACATACGTTACTAACATTGCGGCAACAACCACACAGCTTACCCAACAACAGATTGAAGCTGCTATCAAGGATCTGAATAGCTTGGGGATCATGAACGGGTATGCAGATCAATCCATGGGTGAACATCGAGCAATTACCCGTGCGGAGTTAGCTTCATTGGTTTTCAAAACGTTTAATTTGGAGAGCAAGACGGGAGAAATCGTAGAATTGACGGATGTCAATTCCAATGCATGGTATGCGCCATATGCGTTAAAGCTTGTTGAACTTGGCATCATGCAGGCTAACGATGGACAATTCAGTCCGCAGACTCAAGTGTCGGATGCTGAACTCGAACAGGTCGTATCCAAAGCGATGCAACGTGATGTAAAGTCCGTTCACCATTGGATGAGCGAGTTTTACTCCGAGAACGGTTCAGCAACGCGTGGCGAAACAGCAGTGTTGTTGCAAACCGCACACCAAGCTATTCCTTCAGAGCAAGCTCAAATTGAGAGCGTTAGATCGCTGAATGCCATTACGTTAATTGTAACGTTCGACAAGCCGCTGACAGCAGCGGATGAAGCTTTTGCCAAGGCACAAACGGACTTTGCGTTTAGTGGCGGGTTGACGTTAACCAATATGCCCCGTTTGAAAACAGGGTCGATTGCGACTTACATCGTTCCAACGTCCGTACAAGATGCTGGTGAAGTGTACAACCTGACTTACAAAGGCCAAGACGCTGGTTCCTTTGAAGGCAGTGCCACGAAAATAAACATGACAACGGCTAGTCAAGTAACGAATGATACATTCGAGATTGAAGCATTGCAAGTGAACAGTGTCGTGGATTATGGTTACATCATTTCGGCTTACAGCGGTGGTCGAGGAGCTAATGCATTTGTGCTGAATGATCAAGAGCAAGCAGGAGGCAAAACGTATCAAATCATCTCTTCCATGCAGGCAAGACAAGTTGTAATTACGCCAGAAGGTGGCGAGCCTATCGTTGCCAGATATGTTCCGTTCACGCAATCCACAGATGGCAAACAAGAACCGAAGTTCCGTTTGCCTGAGGGACAAACGCTGAAACCAGGTGTCAAATATACGGTTTCTTCGGATTGGGCCAACATCGAAAATGCTTCATTTACGGCGAAATCGTTTGATGCACTAGTGGTTGCAAGTGCTCAAGCAGTGAGCGAAACATCCATTGAAGTTACACTTGACCAGGACCCTGGAGATGAACTGTTCTCTGGTCGAAGTGTAACGTTAACTTCACCTAGCGGGGATGTTCTGACGGCCACTTATAAATATTCAAGTCGAAAAGGTGCGACGGGTGTATTCGACCTAACGAATGATGGGAAGTTGACTCCGGGTACTACGTATACAATAAACCCAGTTGGCGATTGGAGTGTCGCTTCTTCGGTCACCTTGACACTGGAGTAA
- a CDS encoding response regulator transcription factor produces MANILIIEDETTIAELERDYFELNGFSVDLCHTGDEGLKQALEGDYHLIIVDLMLPGLDGFECCRRIREVKEVPILVVSAKKEEIDKIRTFNLGVDDFITKPFSPSELVARAKAHLTRYERLLGKNKPAEQDEIHIRGLHIDKGSRRVFVNGEEVAITTKEFELLVFLASHPNRVFSKSDLFERIWGMDSTGDIATVTVHIRKLRGKLETDPKNPEYIETVWGAGYRFTA; encoded by the coding sequence ATGGCAAACATTTTGATCATTGAAGACGAAACAACGATTGCGGAACTGGAACGGGATTATTTTGAGCTCAACGGATTTTCCGTGGATCTCTGCCATACTGGAGATGAAGGTCTGAAGCAGGCACTGGAGGGGGACTATCATCTGATCATTGTTGATCTGATGCTTCCTGGACTCGACGGCTTCGAATGTTGCAGGCGCATTCGCGAGGTGAAGGAGGTACCCATCCTTGTCGTTTCCGCGAAAAAGGAAGAAATCGATAAGATCAGGACATTCAATCTGGGAGTGGATGATTTTATTACAAAACCGTTCAGCCCAAGTGAATTGGTTGCACGAGCAAAGGCTCATTTGACCCGATACGAGAGACTACTTGGCAAAAACAAACCAGCTGAGCAGGATGAAATCCACATTCGCGGGCTTCACATTGACAAAGGATCACGCCGCGTTTTTGTTAATGGAGAAGAGGTGGCGATTACAACCAAGGAATTCGAGTTACTTGTATTTCTTGCGAGTCATCCCAATCGTGTATTCAGCAAATCAGATCTGTTCGAGCGGATCTGGGGCATGGATTCCACCGGAGACATTGCAACCGTTACCGTCCATATTCGCAAACTGCGCGGGAAGCTGGAGACAGACCCCAAAAATCCGGAGTATATTGAAACCGTCTGGGGCGCAGGCTACCGGTTTACTGCATAA
- a CDS encoding HAMP domain-containing sensor histidine kinase, protein MSIRIKMLLSFTGMLVISLLFILLTASLYTIAATGDLQSFRDIYKVHYQINPLTEQGESIFQEMKFLAKNDPDDLQNKVLLREYDMKLRAEKSGLYVRRENSQIFESLTFNQPELKQALPAYDLNNYQIRSTFNIGERFYAYAKFDFQYSDGERGSIFVIRERSPFAELTRKLLPVMSFLLIGVLIIANLLLFRWITRSFIKPLNQLRSSAEHIKDGNLSFKLQLNSNDEVGQLSEAFESMRNQLQLSYALRQQDEVNRKELISNISHDLRTPITNIKGYIEGIRDGVANTPEKMESYVNIIHSKAVSMDKLVDELFLYSKLDLNQEPFLFKTVDLADFLEDSIEELRYDLEDKGVALDWNNQVSGPAMAAVDPEKLKRTVVNVVDNALKYMENEHKQFEITLQADEKWITMGFKDNGRGIPEEALPYIFERFYRAEQSRNSSTGGSGLGLAIARQIIDGHGGFIWAESQPNDGTSIYIKLKRLNEERD, encoded by the coding sequence ATGTCAATTCGAATAAAAATGCTGCTGTCCTTCACGGGCATGCTTGTTATAAGTCTACTGTTCATCCTGCTTACCGCAAGTCTGTATACGATTGCGGCCACAGGGGATCTACAGAGTTTCCGCGATATATACAAGGTACATTATCAGATCAACCCCCTGACTGAACAGGGAGAATCGATCTTTCAAGAGATGAAGTTTCTGGCCAAAAATGACCCGGACGACCTGCAGAACAAGGTTTTGCTGCGTGAATATGATATGAAGCTTCGAGCTGAGAAGTCAGGGCTCTACGTCAGACGGGAGAATAGTCAGATCTTCGAATCACTGACCTTCAACCAGCCAGAACTGAAGCAAGCACTGCCTGCCTATGATCTTAACAATTATCAGATTCGGAGCACCTTCAATATTGGTGAGCGATTTTACGCGTATGCAAAATTTGATTTTCAATATTCAGATGGGGAACGGGGGAGTATCTTTGTCATTCGCGAGAGAAGCCCCTTTGCGGAGCTTACTCGCAAGTTGCTGCCTGTGATGTCATTCCTGCTTATTGGCGTCCTCATCATTGCAAATCTGCTCTTGTTCCGCTGGATCACGCGCAGCTTCATTAAACCCTTGAATCAACTACGAAGTTCAGCCGAACATATTAAGGATGGCAATCTATCCTTTAAACTTCAGCTAAACTCCAATGACGAGGTTGGTCAACTCAGCGAAGCGTTTGAGAGCATGCGGAATCAATTACAGCTCTCCTATGCGTTACGTCAGCAGGACGAAGTGAACCGCAAAGAGCTCATCTCCAACATTTCGCATGATCTCCGTACGCCGATTACCAATATCAAAGGGTATATTGAGGGTATTCGTGACGGAGTGGCTAATACTCCAGAGAAAATGGAGAGTTACGTTAATATCATTCACTCCAAAGCAGTTAGCATGGATAAGCTCGTGGATGAACTGTTTTTGTATTCTAAGCTCGACTTGAACCAAGAACCTTTCCTGTTCAAGACAGTTGATCTCGCTGATTTCCTTGAAGATAGCATCGAAGAACTGAGATATGATCTGGAGGATAAAGGTGTTGCCCTGGATTGGAATAACCAGGTGTCTGGTCCCGCCATGGCTGCTGTGGATCCGGAGAAGTTAAAACGTACCGTTGTTAATGTAGTGGATAATGCACTCAAATACATGGAGAATGAACATAAACAATTCGAGATTACACTTCAAGCTGATGAGAAATGGATTACGATGGGCTTTAAAGATAATGGCAGGGGAATACCTGAAGAGGCACTGCCTTATATATTTGAACGCTTCTATCGTGCAGAACAATCCCGCAATTCCTCAACGGGCGGAAGTGGGCTCGGGCTAGCAATTGCCCGCCAAATCATTGATGGACATGGGGGCTTCATCTGGGCTGAAAGCCAGCCCAATGATGGCACGAGTATATATATCAAACTGAAACGGCTGAATGAAGAGAGGGATTAA
- a CDS encoding AraC family transcriptional regulator yields MKVDVNQLAAHFAHIPFQVEGVYRYARNPGVPQADYTDSFPGFVFPLTGKIQFQFDGTPYIFSPGKVVHGGAKMKLDQTVFHRTDWEYILVLYRICSSDLEETSFSHQHFELSTGQSPRLIELITRLWHVYNQHGGISKFQTEMLFRDVLNETLICVDHRQNSCESDVLFERVSTYIQEYYDQNLTVASLAEQNNVNRNRLSYVFRRHAGMGPAEYVLKYRINMAQQMLLASDASVQQIAETVGIADPFYFSRVFKKQCGISPTEYRLKFINNPS; encoded by the coding sequence GTGAAAGTAGACGTTAATCAGTTAGCAGCACATTTTGCACACATTCCTTTTCAAGTAGAAGGAGTATATCGATATGCTAGAAATCCAGGGGTTCCTCAGGCTGACTATACCGATTCTTTTCCTGGATTTGTATTTCCTCTTACAGGAAAAATACAATTTCAATTTGATGGTACGCCCTATATCTTTTCACCAGGAAAAGTTGTACATGGGGGCGCGAAAATGAAACTGGATCAAACCGTGTTTCATAGAACGGACTGGGAATACATCCTCGTTTTATACCGGATATGTAGTTCGGACCTCGAAGAGACAAGTTTTTCCCATCAGCATTTTGAATTATCAACGGGTCAGTCCCCACGTCTGATCGAATTAATCACGCGTCTTTGGCATGTGTATAATCAGCACGGAGGTATTTCAAAGTTTCAGACCGAGATGCTGTTTCGCGATGTACTGAACGAGACCTTAATATGTGTTGACCATAGGCAAAATAGTTGTGAATCAGATGTTTTATTCGAACGGGTCTCTACCTATATCCAAGAATATTATGATCAAAATCTGACTGTCGCATCACTTGCAGAACAAAATAATGTTAATCGAAATCGACTTTCCTACGTGTTTAGAAGACATGCAGGTATGGGTCCAGCAGAATATGTATTGAAATATCGTATAAACATGGCACAGCAAATGTTATTGGCAAGTGATGCGTCTGTACAACAGATTGCCGAGACCGTTGGCATTGCTGACCCCTTTTATTTTAGCAGAGTGTTCAAGAAACAATGTGGTATTTCTCCTACGGAGTATCGTCTGAAGTTCATCAATAATCCATCCTGA
- a CDS encoding cupin domain-containing protein, whose product MHYQAIKLNEEFSKLNDLWSPKLIGEMNDYQFKIVKIAGDFEWHVHEETDKLFFVLEGEMIIDFRDGQVKISKGEMYIVPKGVEIKPSSEKECHIMLMEPGSEVNTGRTKAE is encoded by the coding sequence ATGCACTATCAAGCTATTAAATTAAATGAGGAATTTTCGAAATTAAACGATCTTTGGTCTCCGAAACTTATTGGTGAAATGAATGACTATCAATTTAAGATCGTTAAGATTGCTGGAGATTTTGAGTGGCATGTTCATGAGGAGACCGATAAGTTATTTTTTGTGCTCGAAGGGGAAATGATAATTGATTTTCGTGATGGGCAAGTGAAGATTTCCAAGGGCGAGATGTATATTGTCCCTAAGGGAGTCGAGATCAAGCCTTCCTCCGAAAAGGAATGTCATATCATGTTGATGGAGCCTGGAAGCGAAGTAAACACTGGCCGGACTAAGGCCGAATAA